The Zygosaccharomyces rouxii strain CBS732 chromosome A complete sequence genome window below encodes:
- the TOM7 gene encoding Tom7p (similar to uniprot|P53507 Saccharomyces cerevisiae YNL070W TOM7 Involved in mitochondrial protein import translocase of the outer mito. membrane): protein MSFLPSFILSDESKERISKILSMSHTVVHYGWMPFILYLGWAHTANRPNILNLLSPLPSI, encoded by the coding sequence ATGTCATTCCTACCATCTTTCATTCTAAGTGACGAATCCAAGGAGAGAATCTCAAAGATTCTAAGTATGAGCCATACCGTTGTTCATTACGGATGGATGCCTTTCATCTTGTACTTAGGTTGGGCTCATACCGCAAACAGgccaaatattttgaaccTGCTCTCCCCATTGCCTAGCATTTGA
- a CDS encoding forkhead family transcription factor FKH1 (some similarities with uniprot|P41813 Saccharomyces cerevisiae YNL068C FKH2 Transcription factor of the forkhead family that regulates the cell cycle and pseudohyphal growth also involved in chromatin silencing at HML and HMR potential Cdc28p substrate) encodes MTDRRYSPQQHQGLVNSVIGILQCPEQPTMVSKQFSNQRNVATEVQAYAKISGRDWTYYVKELEVSIGRNTDSLNLPPGTPQQKEGRVSIDLGPAKVVSRRHAVIKFNMQHGGWEFHVLGRNGAKVNFKRVQTGAQSTAVILSSGTILDVGGTQMMFILPDQEPVVSQSSIDHLLPKLASTYGSPNAGAYSPLDQNALLYDILQNGGYQNGNPPHNSGNISNSDEPGNSVTGNGPLQSQPPQLQQVRTFKMYGNPSSNNMQYGAGQPGVLMSPDLSNSNGSGNTPNYHNPQLSITQIGFPNSLDFASDLSRDENRNVKPPHSYATMITQAILSTGEGVISLADIYKYISSNYAYYRFAKTGWQNSIRHNLSLNKAFEKVPRRPNEPGKGMKWRISEDYQRDFLNKWNSGKIGKVRRGSSVARQLQLHLSKFNSLPAQNDYTPEPTIIKQQSMAHRRVNTAGSVDRMQLDTPLSASSDNASQPQHVPSLPQAQAQVQPPLPQPPLQQQQLQQPHQSSQHQPQQAQSINPSQQPPQLLQHQQQPQPHLQQLPQPQPQPQHHNNHNQQQQQQQQQPQAQRQLQQQSGPSLPLPHPSLQPPTVMPPPHQAVYSQNPLPSSTAASAAARSSITPLITTATGTGPTQISPTQGPNLLRSPTKAFHITAMEAYTPERGSANQNRSPSANQQQNDPENYLSKDQNATGKVDKGRSSPGVWNLLQFSSVNNTPAVPQRERNNTANSNPTTNGGETKDVVSSPLKSQTTQSNGKDLMLDTEGTKISLVND; translated from the coding sequence ATGACTGATAGACGGTATAGCCCGCAACAACATCAAGGGCTGGTTAATTCTGTTATAGGCATATTACAATGTCCTGAGCAACCAACGATGGTTTCCAAACAGTTTAGTAACCAACGAAATGTGGCAACGGAAGTACAAGCTTATGCTAAAATCTCAGGTAGAGACTGGACTTATTAcgttaaagaattagaagttTCCATTGGACGTAATACGGATAGTTTAAATCTGCCGCCTGGTACACCTCAACAGAAGGAAGGTCGTGTTAGTATTGATCTGGGACCGGCAAAGGTTGTTTCCAGAAGACATGCAGTgattaaatttaatatgCAACATGGCGGTTGGGAGTTTCATGTATTAGGACGGAATGGTGCGAAGGTTAATTTTAAACGCGTACAGACAGGTGCACAATCTACTGCCGTAATACTATCGTCAGGTACAATCCTTGATGTCGGCGGCACTCAAATGATGTTTATTTTACCGGATCAAGAACCTGTTGTATCTCAATCAAGCATCGATCATTTACTGCCAAAGTTGGCATCCACTTACGGTTCCCCCAATGCTGGTGCTTATTCACCATTAGATCAAAATGCGTTACTTTATgatattttacaaaatggtGGTTATCAAAATGGGAATCCACCTCATAACAGTGGCAACATTAGCAATAGTGATGAACCAGGAAACAGTGTAACAGGAAATGGTCCATTACAATCACAACCACCTCAACTTCAACAAGTTCGTACTTTTAAAATGTATGGTAATCCATCAAGTAATAACATGCAATATGGTGCAGGGCAACCAGGAGTATTGATGTCACcagatttatccaataGTAATGGTAGTGGTAATACTCCCAATTATCATAACCCTCAATTGTCAATTACACAAATTGGGTTCCCCAATTCATTAGACTTTGCCTCTGATCTGTCCAGAGATGAAAATAGAAATGTTAAACCACCCCATTCCTATGCTACAATGATTACCCAGGCAATTTTATCCACAGGCGAAGGTGTTATATCATTGGCAGATATTTACAAATACATTTCTTCGAATTATGCCTATTATAGATTTGCCAAGACGGGTTGGCAAAATTCGATAAGGCATAATTTATCGTTAAACAaagcatttgaaaaagttcCAAGAAGACCAAATGAGCCCGGTAAAGGTATGAAATGGAGAATTAGTGAAGATTATCAGAGAGATTTTCTCAATAAATGGAACTCAGGGAAGATTGGTAAAGTGAGGCGAGGCTCATCTGTGGCAAGACAATTACAACTACATCTCTCtaaattcaattccttgCCAGCTCAAAACGATTATACACCGGAGCCAACAATTATAAAGCAACAGAGCATGGCTCATCGAAGGGTTAATACAGCAGGTAGTGTCGATAGAATGCAATTAGATACTCCTCTATCTGCATCATCTGATAATGCATCTCAACCGCAACATGTACCATCTCTACCACAAGCACAAGCACAGGTGCAACCGCCCCTACCGCAACCACCActgcaacaacagcagctgCAACAGCCACATCAGAGTTCACAACATCAACCACAGCAGGCACAATCGATAAATCCATCACAGCAACCCCCTCAATTGTTGCAACACCAAcagcaaccacaaccacatCTACAACAACTGccacaaccacaaccacaaccacaacaccacaacaaccacaaccaacagcagcagcagcaacaacaacaacctcAGGCACAACGACAGCTACAGCAACAATCAGGACCATCTTTACCGCTGCCGCACCCCTCCTTACAGCCACCTACGGTAATGCCACCACCACACCAGGCAGTATATTCTCAAAATCCACTTCCTTCTTCTACAGCAGCTTCTGCAGCAGCTAGATCAAGTATTACACCATTAATAACGACGGCAACAGGGACTGGACCTACACAGATTTCACCAACACAAGGACCAAACTTATTAAGATCACCTACAAAGGCCTTCCACATTACCGCAATGGAAGCATATACACCCGAGAGAGGATCTGCGAATCAAAATAGATCACCATCTGCAaaccaacaacaaaacGATCCTGAAAATTATCTAAGTAAAGATCAAAATGCCACTGGTAAAGTCGATAAAGGTAGATCAAGTCCTGGTGTTTGGAATTTATTACAATTTAGTTCTGTTAATAATACACCAGCAGTACCtcaaagagaaaggaaCAATACGGCAAATTCCAATCCAACTACAAATGGTGGGGAAACAAAAGACGTTGTATCCTCACCTTTAAAAAGTCAAACTACGCAGAGTAATGGCAAGGACTTAATGCTCGATACTGAGGGGACAAAAATAAGTCTGGTCAACGATTAA
- the CSM2 gene encoding Csm2p (similar to uniprot|P40465 Saccharomyces cerevisiae YIL132C CSM2 Protein required for accurate chromosome segregation during meiosis) gives MGSEDNSNNTIGNDSSLDLNVSLDELDLVTAWAAPNPNSLAQYVANTIDKSNSDVIVFYIDASNTFPLYQFEKLVPKDERGAKIYESIRIQIALNLSELNLIVRKILQFVSREKVARSLNKDTEQNGLKVLLILSGIEIMFKNSRMSSPQEPHHMILRDLFLRLRVEANHSNDQFGLTLKTFLIVPLQECQRCQISPGTRMPNNKRQRMTPMNVGNSVGDYIVKFYADTLIS, from the coding sequence ATGGGTAGTGAGgacaatagtaataatactaTCGGCAATGATAGTAGCCTGGATTTAAATGTATCCCTAGACGAGTTAGATTTAGTTACCGCATGGGCTGCACCAAATCCTAACTCACTGGCACAATATGTAGCTAATACAATAGATAAATCTAATTCCGATGTAATTGTATTCTATATCGATGCATCAAATACTTTCCCCTTgtaccaatttgaaaaattagtACCAAAAGATGAGAGGGGGGCCAAAATTTATGAAAGTAtaagaattcaaattgcACTAAATTTAAGCgaattaaatttaatagtGAGAAAAATATTACAATTCGTTTCGAGGGAAAAAGTGGCGAGAAGTTTAAATAAGGATACTGAGCAGAATGGATTAAAAGTATTGCTAATACTATCAGGAATCGAAATTAtgtttaaaaattcaaggaTGTCCTCGCCACAAGAACCGCATCATATGATTTTAAGAGATTTGTTCCTAAGGTTAAGGGTAGAAGCTAATCACTCAAACGATCAATTCGGTCTAACGTTGAAAACTTTTCTAATAGTACCATTACAAGAATGTCAAAGGTGTCAAATTTCTCCAGGAACCAGAATGCCGAACAATAAACGTCAAAGGATGACTCCAATGAATGTTGGAAATTCTGTAGGTGATTACATTGTTAAATTCTATGCAGATACGCTAATCAGTTGA
- a CDS encoding 60S ribosomal protein uL13 (similar to uniprot|P26784 Saccharomyces cerevisiae YIL133C RPL16A N-terminally acetylated protein component of the large (60S) ribosomal subunit, binds to 5.8 S rRNA; has similarity to Rpl16Bp, E. coli L13 and rat L13a ribosomal proteins; transcriptionally regulated by Rap1p and to YNL069C uniprot|P26785 Saccharomyces cerevisiae YNL069C RPL16B N-terminally acetylated protein component of the large (60S) ribosomal subunit, binds to 5.8 S rRNA; has similarity to Rpl16Ap, E. coli L13 and rat L13a ribosomal proteins; transcriptionally regulated by Rap1p), with protein MSTFEPVVVIDGKGHLVGRLASIVAKQLLEGQKIVVVRAEALNISGEFFRNMLKYHDYLRKATAFNKNRGPFHFKAPSRIFYKAVRGMVAHKTARGKAAMERLKVFEGIPPPYDKKKRVVVPHALRVLRLKPGRKYTNLGQLATSVGWKYENIVSKLEEKRKVRSAEYYAKKKAFTKKVATAKAATSETEAAKKLAALGY; from the coding sequence ATGTCTACCTTTGAGCcagttgttgttattgACGGTAAGGGCCACTTGGTGGGTCGTTTGGCTTCCATTGTTGCCAAGCAACTATTGGAAGGTCAAAAGATCGTGGTTGTGAGAGCTGAAGCTTTGAACATCTCTGGTGAATTCTTCAGAAACATGTTGAAATACCACGACTACTTGAGAAAGGCTACTGCTTTCAACAAGAACCGTGGTCCATTCCACTTCAAGGCTCCATCAAGAATCTTCTACAAGGCCGTTCGTGGTATGGTTGCTCACAAGACCGCTCGTGGTAAGGCCGCTATGGAACGTCTCAAGGTTTTCGAAGGTATCCCACCTCCATAtgacaagaagaagagagttGTGGTTCCTCACGCTTTGAGAGTTTTGAGATTGAAGCCAGGTAGAAAGTACACTAACTTGGGTCAATTGGCTACCTCTGTCGGCTGGAAATACGAAAACATCGTTTCCAAGttggaagaaaagagaaaggttAGATCTGCTGAATACTACGCCAAGAAGAAGGCTTTTACCAAGAAGGTCGCTACCGCTAAGGCTGCTACTTCTGAAACTGAAGCCGCCAAGAAGTTGGCTGCTCTCGGTTACTAA
- the FLX1 gene encoding flavin adenine dinucleotide transporter FLX1 (similar to uniprot|P40464 Saccharomyces cerevisiae YIL134W FLX1 Protein required for transport of flavin adenine dinucleotide (FAD) from mitochondria where it is synthesized from riboflavin to the cytosol) encodes MGELTPLQKEVVAGLTAGTLTTITVHPLDLVKIRLQLLATSAHRYGYREVAQSIVSSSQRSHILKEAYRGLGINLVGNALAWGVYFGLYREAKDLIYGWAIQDCDQVVKFTDRDGKMSSLMYLGAGASSGLLTAILTNPIWVLKTRIMSTSSYASGSYRSTWDGVKRLLQDEGARAMWHGLLPSMFGVSQGAIYFMIYDTLKNRFSSVRYREGRTNDSNNNPRLKNTETIAMTTLSKMISVSTVYPFQLLKSNLQSFQSATEKYTLYRLANRIYKLEGIGGFYRGLSANLIRSIPSACITFCVYENCKRYL; translated from the coding sequence ATGGGAGAACTCACGCCTTTACAAAAGGAGGTAGTTGCAGGATTAACAGCTGGTACTTTAACCACTATAACTGTTCATCCATTAGATTTAGTTAAAATTCGATTACAACTACTGGCAACAAGTGCTCATCGGTATGGTTACCGCGAAGTAGCGCAGTCAATAGTATCAAGTTCACAAAGATCTCATATTCTAAAGGAAGCCTATAGGGGTTTAGGAATCAATCTTGTTGGTAATGCACTTGCATGGGGAGTTTATTTTGGTCTTTACAGAGAGGCAAAGGACCTGATCTACGGATGGGCAATACAGGATTGTGATCAAGTGGTTAAATTTACTGATAGAGATGGTAAAATGTCATCATTGATGTATTTAGGTGCAGGTGCTTCTAGTGGTCTCTTAACTGCAATTTTGACAAACCCCATCTGGGTTCTGAAGACAAGAATTATGTCTACAAGTAGTTATGCTTCCGGTTCATATCGTTCAACATGGGATGGCGTTAAAAGATTATTACAGGATGAAGGCGCTAGGGCAATGTGGCATGGATTACTGCCGTCAATGTTTGGAGTTTCTCAAGGTGCAATATATTTTATGATTTATGATACTTTAAAAAATAGGTTCAGTTCCGTAAGATATAGAGAAGGTAGAACCAATgacagtaataataatccGAGATTAAAAAATACAGAGACAATCGCGATGACCACTTTGAGTAAAATGATTTCTGTAAGTACAGTCTATCCATTTCAACTGCTAAAATCAAATTTACAAAGTTTCCAATCGGCAACAGAAAAATATACCCTATACCGACTGGCCAATCGGATCTACAAGCTAGAGGGTATTGGGGGTTTTTACAGAGGTCTTTCGGCAAATTTAATCAGATCTATACCTTCCGCATGCATTACATTTTGCGTCTACGAGAATTGTAAACGTTACTTGTGA
- the LAT1 gene encoding dihydrolipoyllysine-residue acetyltransferase (similar to uniprot|P12695 Saccharomyces cerevisiae YNL071W LAT1 Dihydrolipoamide acetyltransferase component (E2) of pyruvate dehydrogenase complex which catalyzes the oxidative decarboxylation of pyruvate to acetyl-CoA) has protein sequence MSALIRAAVPRVARISLASRLALRCYASYPAHTVIGMPALSPTMAQGNLAQWSKKEGEQIGAGDVLAEIETDKATMDFEFQDEAYLAKILVPEGTKDIPIGKPIAVTVEDGGDVDAFKDFKVEESAPKEEPKKEEPKKEESSADAKPTPAPSQSASKVAAPPTDRIVASPLAKTIALDKGISLKSVNGTGPNGRITASDVEAFLSKAPAAGAGGAAGASSASGAATETYEDEPISNMRSIIGRRLLESTQSIPSYIVSSDISVSKLLKLRKSLNASAKDQYKLSINDILIKAITVAARRVPDANAYWLQDQGIIRSFKNVDVSVAVATPTGLLTPIIKNAESKGLVSISGEVKEKVARAKINKLKPEEFQGGTICISNMGMNNAVSLFTSIINPPQSTILAVSTVKRVAVEDAGAENGISFDDQMTITGTFDHRTIDGAKGGEFMRQLKNVVENPLELLL, from the coding sequence ATGTCAGCCCTCATTAGAGCAGCAGTCCCCAGAGTTGCAAGAATCTCATTGGCATCGAGATTAGCATTGAGATGTTACGCTTCCTATCCAGCTCATACCGTTATCGGTATGCCAGCTCTATCACCAACTATGGCTCAAGGTAACTTGGCCCAATggtcaaagaaagaaggtgaGCAAATTGGTGCAGGTGATGTTCTTgcagaaattgaaactgATAAGGCAACCATggattttgaatttcaagacGAAGCTTATTTAGCAAAAATTTTAGTTCCTGAAGGTACCAAGGATATTCCTATCGGTAAACCAATTGCAGTCACTGTGGAAGACGGTGGTGATGTTGACGCATTCAAGGACTTCAAAGTGGAAGAATCAGCTCCAAAGGAggaaccaaagaaggaagaaccaaagaaggaggaATCTTCAGCTGATGCTAAACCAACACCAGCACCTTCTCAAAGCGCTTCAAAGGTCGCTGCCCCACCAACTGACAGAATTGTTGCATCCCCATTGGCCAAGACTATCGCTTTGGACAAGGGTATCTCTTTGAAGAGCGTGAATGGTACCGGTCCTAATGGTAGAATCACAGCCAGCGATGTGGAAGCATTCTTGTCCAAGGCTCCTGCTGCtggtgcaggtggtgcTGCCGGTGCTTCCTCTGCATCCGGTGCTGCTACTGAGACTTACGAGGATGAGCCAATTTCTAACATGAGATCTATCATCGGTAGACGTCTATTGGAATCCACTCAATCAATTCCTTCATACATTGTTTCCTCTGATATTTCTGTAtccaaattgttgaaattgagaaaatccCTAAATGCTTCCGCTAAAGATCAATACAAACTATCTATTAATGACATTTTGATCAAGGCTATTACCGTTGCCGCAAGACGTGTTCCTGATGCTAATGCCTACTGGTTGCAAGATCAAGGTATCATTAGATCTTTTAAGAATGTCGATGTTTCCGTTGCAGTTGCCACTCCAACCGGTCTATTGACTCCAATTATCAAGAACGCCGAATCTAAGGGTTTGGTTTCCATCTCTGGTGAAGTTAAAGAAAAGGTTGCTCGTGCAAAGATTaacaaattgaaaccaGAAGAATTCCAAGGTGGTACCATCTGTATCTCTAACATGGGTATGAACAACGCTGTTTCTTTGTTTACTTCCATTATTAACCCACCACAATCTACTATCTTGGCTGTTTCTACCGTTAAAAGAGTTGCTGTGGAAGATGCTGGCGCTGAAAATGGTATCTCTTTCGATGACCAAATGACTATCACTGGTACTTTTGATCACAGAACCATCGATGGTGCTAAAGGTGGTGAATTCATGAGACAATTGAAGAATGTCGTTGAGAACCCATTGGAACTGCTattgtaa